The following proteins are encoded in a genomic region of Shinella zoogloeoides:
- a CDS encoding flavin reductase family protein: MPKLPKKSDFPVSQVRRYLEPGPIVLLSSKWQGATNIMTLGWHTILEFSPSLVGLMISGGNHSYRMIRESRECVINLPTTALTDTVVGIGNTSGAEIDKFAKFNLTRQEASKVDAPLIGECHASFECRLHDDALVDKYNFFIFEVVKVHVATSPKHPETLHYTGDGVFVVSGKVISRRSLFRPEML; this comes from the coding sequence GTGCCGAAGCTTCCCAAGAAGAGCGATTTCCCGGTGAGCCAGGTGCGGCGCTATCTGGAGCCCGGCCCGATCGTGCTGCTGTCGTCGAAGTGGCAGGGCGCGACCAACATTATGACGCTCGGCTGGCACACGATCCTGGAATTCTCGCCGTCTCTGGTCGGCCTGATGATCTCCGGCGGCAATCACAGTTACCGCATGATCCGCGAGAGCCGGGAGTGCGTGATCAACCTGCCGACGACGGCGCTGACCGATACCGTGGTCGGGATCGGCAACACGTCGGGGGCCGAGATCGACAAGTTCGCCAAGTTCAATCTCACGCGGCAAGAGGCGAGCAAGGTCGATGCGCCGTTGATCGGCGAATGCCATGCCAGCTTCGAATGCCGCCTTCACGACGACGCGCTGGTCGACAAGTACAATTTCTTCATCTTCGAGGTGGTGAAGGTGCATGTCGCCACGTCGCCAAAGCATCCTGAGACGCTGCATTACACCGGCGATGGCGTGTTCGTGGTGTCCGGCAAGGTCATCAGCCGCAGATCGCTGTTTCGACCCGAGATGCTGTGA
- a CDS encoding DUF2493 domain-containing protein, with protein MSEHDDYEPHHASSPTDHVLSELQLYGYRPFTDEPDPRPLPEGDHVAGAIADIFDALIVTFEDTRLEPDLDDLLWSTVNVFHRATDRIERELDDNEQAQRRGQREQDGSEVKAVELERLTAEGQTMIERRNAFELMRDQAAEHYERHTGSNWRPRSGSMVNHRNLTSAMIDSRDFLAAKKRADNQVLLPAGAKIAFTGGLDFNDHHLIWAKLDQVHAKHPDMVLLHGKSPKGAEKIAAKWADARKVPQVGFAPDWTKHAKAAPFKRNDQMLDVLPIGVIVFPGTGIQDNLADKARKLGIPLFDFRPKGGGA; from the coding sequence ATGAGCGAGCACGACGACTACGAACCGCACCACGCCTCTTCACCCACCGACCATGTCCTCAGCGAACTCCAGCTTTACGGCTACCGTCCCTTCACGGATGAACCCGATCCCCGACCGCTTCCGGAAGGCGACCATGTCGCCGGCGCCATCGCCGACATCTTTGACGCCCTGATCGTCACCTTTGAGGACACCCGCCTCGAGCCCGACCTCGACGATCTCCTCTGGTCGACGGTCAACGTCTTCCACCGAGCCACCGACCGGATCGAGCGCGAGCTGGACGACAACGAGCAGGCGCAGCGCCGCGGCCAGCGCGAACAGGACGGCAGCGAAGTGAAGGCCGTCGAGCTGGAACGCCTGACGGCCGAGGGCCAGACCATGATCGAACGCCGCAACGCCTTCGAGCTGATGCGCGACCAGGCCGCCGAGCACTACGAGCGCCACACCGGATCGAACTGGCGACCGCGCAGCGGATCGATGGTCAACCACCGCAACCTGACCTCGGCGATGATTGACAGCCGCGACTTCCTCGCCGCGAAGAAGCGGGCCGACAATCAGGTGCTACTACCTGCCGGTGCAAAGATCGCCTTTACCGGTGGGCTCGACTTCAACGATCACCACCTGATCTGGGCCAAGCTCGATCAGGTCCACGCCAAGCACCCCGACATGGTGCTGCTGCACGGCAAGTCGCCGAAGGGCGCCGAGAAGATCGCGGCCAAATGGGCCGACGCCCGCAAGGTGCCGCAGGTCGGCTTCGCCCCCGACTGGACGAAACACGCCAAGGCCGCACCGTTCAAGCGCAACGATCAGATGCTGGACGTCCTGCCGATCGGGGTCATCGTCTTCCCTGGCACCGGCATTCAGGACAATCTCGCCGACAAGGCGAGGAAGCTCGGCATCCCGCTGTTCGACTTCCGCCCGAAGGGAGGTGGCGCGTGA
- a CDS encoding toprim domain-containing protein, protein MARQDASELAIRLGRQAEAVCRHYLSAGHREGRYWLVGDARNTPGRSMFVRLKGGENGKGAAGKWTDAATGEHGDLLDVIRESCGLVDFKDVADEARTFLSMPHPEPDRPHGGERKSPAPTGSLEAARRLFAMAQPISGTLVKTYLRTRGIADLHGTGSLRFHPRCYYRPDEHSPTETWPAMIASVTDLAEHQTGAHRTWLAPDGSDKAPIDTPRRAMGDLLGHAVRFGVAGEVMAAGEGIETMLSLRMALPTMPMAAALSAAHLSAILFPDTLRRLYIARDNDPAGDGAMTTLIERANAAGIEAVVVSPRLGDFNEDLRLAGLDSLRAAARVQIAPQDVARFMALAA, encoded by the coding sequence ATGGCACGACAGGACGCTTCCGAACTGGCAATCCGTCTCGGCCGACAGGCAGAGGCGGTGTGCCGCCATTATCTCTCCGCCGGGCATCGCGAAGGCCGCTATTGGCTGGTCGGCGACGCACGCAATACCCCCGGCCGCTCGATGTTCGTGCGGCTGAAGGGCGGCGAAAACGGCAAGGGCGCTGCCGGAAAATGGACCGACGCCGCCACTGGCGAGCATGGCGACCTGCTCGACGTCATCCGCGAGAGCTGCGGCCTGGTCGACTTCAAGGACGTCGCCGATGAGGCGCGCACCTTCTTGTCAATGCCGCATCCCGAACCGGACCGTCCGCATGGCGGCGAGCGCAAATCACCAGCGCCGACCGGATCACTGGAAGCGGCACGGCGGCTCTTTGCCATGGCGCAGCCGATTTCGGGCACGCTCGTAAAGACGTATCTGCGCACACGCGGCATTGCGGATTTGCACGGAACCGGAAGCCTTCGCTTTCATCCCCGGTGCTATTACCGGCCCGACGAGCATTCCCCGACCGAGACCTGGCCGGCGATGATCGCATCGGTCACCGATCTCGCCGAGCATCAGACCGGCGCGCATCGCACCTGGCTCGCCCCTGACGGCTCGGACAAGGCCCCGATCGACACACCGAGACGGGCGATGGGCGACCTCCTGGGACACGCCGTTCGCTTCGGTGTGGCGGGCGAAGTGATGGCGGCGGGCGAAGGCATAGAGACGATGCTGTCGCTCAGAATGGCGTTGCCCACCATGCCGATGGCGGCGGCGCTCTCGGCGGCGCATCTCTCGGCCATCCTGTTCCCCGACACGCTGCGCCGGCTCTACATCGCCCGCGACAATGATCCGGCCGGCGACGGTGCGATGACGACCTTGATCGAACGGGCGAACGCCGCCGGGATCGAGGCGGTCGTGGTATCTCCGCGCCTGGGCGACTTCAACGAGGATCTCCGCCTGGCTGGTCTGGACAGCCTCCGGGCAGCGGCCCGGGTGCAGATCGCGCCCCAGGACGTCGCACGCTTCATGGCGCTGGCGGCATAG
- a CDS encoding strawberry notch-like NTP hydrolase domain-containing protein, with protein sequence MTMIPASAAAPLAAPLPLSGLPDPSAAIFRAAQLLLPHLERGQRVDAQILRAAMEAAFGASDTTGAWDWKSAYEACEVATVLFLRKYGNALFRKAGSPAAALPMLAKIATLLPTHTRRSEESQSFQQFSTPLPLGVAALTAAAITPADRVLEPSAGTGLLAALAEITGGALMLNELADTRADLLASLFPAIAVTRFDAAQIDDHLAPDSVPSIILMNPPFSVMANVTGRMANAAYRHIASALARLANGGRLVTITGSSFSPDAPAWRDAFVRLQEHGRVVFTAAIDGAVYAKHGTTIDTRLTVIDKAPAENAVAFPASPGVAPDVATLIGWIGEHVPGRLPVDTGISVPAAVPAAAPSTVRGYLARAATSSPLRTVSEPEGVELAYEIVDWTPAEDGRITDAIYEDYGLQAIRIPGAQPHPTKLVQSVAMASVAPPKPSYRPRLPANIVNDGLLSDAQLETLIYAGEAHADFLAGSWTLDETFDVVSAAPDDAPNAVRFRRGFMLGDGTGAGKGRQSAGIILDNWMQGRRKAVWISKSDKLLEDAQRDWSALGMERLLITPLSRFPQGKDITLSQAVLFTTYATLRSDDRGEKLSRVKQIVEWLGSDFNGVIIFDESHAMQNAAGGKGERGDVAASQQGRAGLRLQHALPNARVVYVSATGATTVHNLAYAQRLGLWGGEDFPFSTRAEFVEAIEDGGVAAMEVLARDLRSLGLYTARSLSYDGVEYELVEHQLTPEQTGIYDAYAGAFAVIHNNLDAAMQAANITGDGGTLNRQAKSAARSAFESAKQRFFGHLLTSMKTPTLIRSIEQDLADGHAAVIQIVSTGEALMERRLAEIPTEEWNDVRVDITPREYVLDYLAHSFPVQLYEPFTDSEGNLSSRPVFRDGQPVESRDAIARRDRLIERLASLPPVPGALDQIVQRFGTDVVAEVTGRSRRIVRKSSPGGIDRLAVENRAASANLAETQGFMDDQKRILIFSDAGGTGRSYHADLSARNQRLRVHYLLEPGWKADAAIQGLGRTNRTNQAQPPLFRPISTDVKAEKRFLSTIARRLDTLGAITRGQRQTGGQGLFRPEDNLESYYARDALRQLYLLLVRGKVEGCSLQMFEDATGLSLMDSTGIKDELPPITTFLNRLLALTIELQGVLFTAFERLLNAKIEGAIASGSYDVGLETLQAESFIVTDRRTIHVHPGTGAEARLLTITQRQRNRPVTLVEALDCLDGPGARLLINERSGRAAVQIPTTSIMLDDGEIERRVRLIRPMEAQNVPIKMMGETHWVDADQAGFTAAWNAEVAEVPEYADSTIHVVSGLLLPIWKRLPNESTRVYRLQTDDGERIVGRRVSPAWVAGALAASTSTLTPDDAFMALMDGKTVLDLTEGLQLRRVRVMGANRIELSGFTDAMRDRLRAYGLFHEIISWTLRMFVPTDATGAAILAKVLERYPVERIGEREAA encoded by the coding sequence ATGACGATGATCCCTGCATCAGCGGCAGCTCCGCTGGCAGCGCCGCTTCCCCTCAGCGGTCTCCCTGATCCTTCTGCTGCTATTTTCCGAGCCGCACAGCTCTTGCTTCCCCATCTCGAACGCGGTCAGCGCGTCGATGCGCAGATCCTGCGCGCCGCCATGGAAGCGGCGTTCGGTGCCTCCGATACCACGGGCGCCTGGGACTGGAAGTCAGCCTACGAGGCCTGCGAGGTCGCGACGGTCCTCTTCCTCCGCAAGTACGGCAATGCGCTTTTCCGCAAAGCCGGCTCTCCGGCCGCCGCGCTGCCGATGCTGGCGAAGATCGCCACCCTTCTTCCCACCCACACACGGCGATCGGAGGAGAGCCAGTCATTCCAGCAGTTCTCGACGCCGCTTCCTCTCGGCGTCGCCGCGCTAACCGCTGCGGCGATCACGCCTGCTGATCGCGTGCTGGAGCCCTCTGCCGGCACGGGACTCCTTGCCGCCTTGGCGGAGATTACCGGCGGCGCGCTCATGCTGAACGAGCTGGCCGACACTCGCGCCGACCTCCTGGCATCCCTCTTTCCGGCCATCGCCGTCACCCGCTTCGACGCGGCCCAGATCGACGATCATCTCGCGCCGGACAGCGTGCCCAGCATCATCCTGATGAACCCGCCGTTCTCGGTGATGGCGAACGTGACGGGCCGGATGGCCAACGCCGCCTATCGCCATATCGCCTCCGCGCTGGCGCGACTGGCCAATGGCGGGCGGCTGGTGACGATCACCGGATCGAGCTTCTCACCGGATGCGCCCGCCTGGCGCGACGCCTTCGTCCGACTTCAGGAACATGGCCGCGTGGTATTCACCGCCGCGATCGACGGTGCGGTCTATGCCAAGCATGGCACGACCATCGACACTCGCCTGACCGTGATCGACAAGGCCCCGGCGGAAAACGCCGTCGCATTCCCGGCATCACCAGGCGTTGCACCCGACGTCGCCACCCTGATCGGCTGGATCGGCGAGCATGTTCCGGGACGTTTGCCGGTCGATACCGGCATCTCGGTTCCCGCCGCCGTCCCGGCAGCCGCGCCGAGTACCGTTCGCGGCTATCTCGCGCGCGCCGCCACATCTTCTCCCCTCCGCACTGTTAGCGAACCCGAAGGCGTCGAACTCGCCTATGAGATCGTGGACTGGACGCCTGCCGAAGATGGCCGGATCACCGACGCGATCTATGAAGACTACGGGTTGCAGGCGATCCGTATCCCCGGTGCTCAGCCCCATCCGACCAAGCTGGTGCAATCCGTGGCGATGGCCTCGGTCGCGCCGCCCAAGCCGAGCTATCGGCCCCGGCTGCCGGCGAACATCGTCAATGATGGGCTCCTCTCCGACGCCCAGCTCGAAACCCTCATCTACGCCGGCGAGGCGCATGCCGACTTCCTCGCCGGTTCGTGGACGCTCGATGAGACCTTCGACGTCGTCTCGGCCGCGCCCGACGATGCGCCGAACGCCGTGCGCTTCCGCCGAGGCTTCATGCTCGGTGACGGCACCGGTGCCGGCAAAGGCCGCCAGTCTGCCGGCATCATCCTCGACAACTGGATGCAGGGGCGCCGCAAGGCGGTGTGGATCTCCAAATCCGACAAGCTGCTGGAGGACGCGCAACGTGACTGGTCGGCGCTCGGCATGGAACGGCTGCTGATCACGCCGCTATCGCGTTTCCCGCAGGGCAAGGACATCACGCTCTCGCAAGCCGTCCTATTCACCACCTATGCCACGCTACGGTCCGACGACCGCGGCGAGAAGCTTTCCCGCGTCAAGCAGATCGTCGAATGGTTGGGCTCCGACTTCAATGGAGTGATCATCTTCGACGAGAGCCACGCCATGCAGAACGCCGCTGGCGGCAAGGGCGAACGCGGTGACGTCGCCGCCTCGCAGCAGGGCCGCGCGGGCCTCCGGCTCCAGCACGCGCTGCCGAATGCGCGCGTCGTCTATGTCTCGGCGACCGGCGCGACCACCGTCCACAATCTCGCCTACGCCCAGCGCCTTGGTCTCTGGGGCGGCGAGGACTTCCCGTTCTCGACCCGTGCTGAATTCGTCGAGGCGATCGAGGATGGCGGCGTCGCGGCGATGGAAGTGCTGGCCCGCGACCTGCGCTCGCTCGGTCTCTACACTGCCCGCTCACTCTCCTATGACGGCGTCGAATACGAGCTGGTCGAGCACCAGCTCACGCCTGAGCAGACTGGCATCTACGACGCCTATGCCGGGGCATTCGCCGTCATCCATAACAATCTCGACGCGGCGATGCAGGCAGCGAACATTACCGGCGACGGCGGCACGCTGAACCGGCAGGCCAAGTCCGCCGCCCGCTCGGCCTTCGAATCCGCCAAGCAGCGATTCTTCGGCCATCTGCTGACGTCGATGAAGACCCCGACCTTGATCCGGTCGATCGAGCAGGACCTGGCCGACGGCCATGCCGCCGTGATCCAGATCGTGTCGACCGGCGAAGCCTTGATGGAGCGCCGTCTCGCTGAGATCCCGACGGAGGAATGGAACGACGTCCGGGTAGACATCACTCCGCGCGAGTATGTTCTGGATTATCTCGCCCACTCCTTCCCGGTGCAGCTCTACGAGCCATTCACCGACAGCGAGGGCAATCTGTCGTCGCGGCCGGTGTTTCGCGACGGCCAGCCGGTCGAGAGCCGCGACGCCATCGCCCGCCGTGACCGTCTGATCGAACGGCTCGCTTCGCTGCCGCCGGTCCCCGGCGCGCTCGATCAGATCGTCCAACGTTTCGGCACCGATGTCGTGGCGGAGGTGACGGGACGTTCGCGCCGGATTGTCCGCAAGTCCAGCCCCGGCGGAATCGATCGCCTCGCCGTGGAGAACCGCGCCGCCTCGGCCAATCTCGCCGAGACGCAAGGCTTCATGGACGATCAGAAGCGCATCCTGATCTTCTCCGACGCCGGCGGCACCGGCCGCAGCTATCACGCCGACCTATCGGCGCGGAACCAGCGGCTGCGCGTCCACTATCTGCTGGAGCCGGGCTGGAAGGCCGACGCCGCCATACAGGGTCTCGGACGCACCAACCGGACCAACCAGGCGCAGCCGCCGCTGTTCCGGCCGATCTCGACCGACGTGAAGGCAGAAAAGCGCTTTCTCTCGACCATCGCCCGTCGCCTCGACACGCTGGGCGCGATCACGCGCGGACAGCGCCAGACCGGCGGCCAGGGCCTGTTCCGACCCGAAGACAATCTGGAGAGCTACTACGCCCGCGACGCCCTGCGGCAGCTCTACCTGCTGCTGGTGCGCGGCAAGGTCGAGGGGTGCTCGCTCCAGATGTTCGAGGACGCCACTGGTCTTTCGTTGATGGATTCCACCGGCATCAAGGACGAACTGCCGCCGATCACCACCTTTCTCAACCGGCTGCTGGCCCTGACCATCGAACTTCAGGGCGTCCTGTTCACGGCGTTCGAGCGGCTGTTGAACGCCAAGATCGAAGGCGCCATCGCGTCGGGGAGCTACGATGTCGGGCTGGAGACGCTGCAGGCCGAGAGTTTCATCGTCACCGATCGCCGGACGATACACGTTCATCCCGGCACTGGGGCCGAGGCTCGGCTGCTGACCATCACCCAGCGCCAGCGCAACCGGCCGGTAACGCTGGTCGAGGCGCTCGATTGTCTCGATGGCCCCGGCGCGAGACTGCTGATCAACGAGCGCTCGGGCCGCGCAGCCGTGCAGATACCGACCACCAGCATCATGCTGGACGATGGCGAGATCGAACGTCGCGTGCGGCTGATCCGGCCGATGGAGGCGCAGAACGTCCCCATTAAGATGATGGGCGAGACCCACTGGGTCGACGCCGATCAGGCCGGTTTCACCGCGGCATGGAACGCTGAGGTGGCCGAGGTGCCGGAATATGCCGACAGCACCATCCATGTCGTCAGCGGGCTGTTGTTGCCGATCTGGAAGCGGCTGCCGAATGAGTCGACACGGGTCTATCGGCTCCAGACCGACGACGGCGAGCGTATCGTCGGCCGCCGCGTCTCTCCCGCCTGGGTGGCCGGCGCGCTTGCCGCCAGCACATCGACCCTGACGCCGGACGACGCCTTCATGGCGCTGATGGACGGCAAGACCGTGCTCGATCTCACCGAGGGTCTTCAGCTTCGCCGCGTCCGGGTCATGGGCGCCAATCGAATCGAGCTGTCCGGTTTCACCGACGCCATGCGTGACCGCCTGCGCGCCTACGGCCTGTTCCACGAAATCATCTCGTGGACGCTGCGGATGTTCGTGCCGACCGATGCGACCGGCGCTGCGATCCTGGCGAAGGTGCTGGAGCGCTATCCGGTCGAGCGCATCGGTGAGCGGGAGGCTGCGTGA
- a CDS encoding DUF6117 family protein, whose translation MIPDHARANFQTLLRAAESGDLALMECTDAATGEPRYVICAVGRDGGDYMFTPFGHLADGNPYDAYLPPNTGGEIAA comes from the coding sequence ATGATCCCCGACCATGCGCGCGCCAATTTCCAAACCCTGCTGCGCGCCGCGGAAAGTGGCGATCTGGCGTTGATGGAATGCACGGACGCCGCGACCGGCGAGCCGCGCTATGTCATCTGTGCGGTCGGCCGTGACGGTGGCGACTATATGTTCACGCCGTTCGGCCATCTGGCTGATGGCAATCCCTACGACGCCTACCTTCCGCCCAATACGGGCGGCGAAATAGCTGCCTGA
- a CDS encoding ParB/RepB/Spo0J family partition protein gives MATAVQKIASLGERRDIPFNKLILSQANVRKTKAGVSISELAEDIGHRGLLQNLNVRPVLDGEGVETGIFEVPAGGRRFRALELLVKAKRLAKTAPVPCNVRDAASAIPAEEDSLAENVHREALHPLDQFKAFQALIGRGMGEEDIAARFYVTPAVVRQRLRLASVAPALLDVYAEDGIALDQLMAFTVSHDHARQMEVWETIQRSYSRQPYEIRRMLTEGAVRASDRRAQFVGIEAYEAAGGATLRDLFQADDGGWLQDPALLDTLATAKIGAAAEELAAEGWRWIDAALDFPYGHTTGLRRIAGERSELSADEQAAYEALTEELDRLYAEHDDGEDLPEAVDLRLEEIETAIAAFQNRPTLYDPAEIARAGAFVSIDSSGRLTVERGYVRPEDEAPIERETNGDGETEGPAPNAQPMRAVITIGGQPEPEDEEDDVVKPLPERLVSELTAHRTLALRDALAGNPHVAITALLHKLVLDTFHRTSSSGGCLEISVRHVFFSVQAADLKDSTSAKSVAERQEGWEADIPQDEDALWNWLVDLDDASRTALLAHCVSYGVNALSEKVDRYGGSGISQHGLERRLKQAGRIARAVGLDMAEAGWRPTVDNYLSRVTKPRILEAVREAKGDASAQLIDHLKKGDMAKEAERLLVDTGWLPEPLRLADLAADPASDAQSGGEAEAAELPDFLSTDEDPETPANGDDDERHLVAAE, from the coding sequence ATGGCAACCGCCGTTCAGAAGATCGCGTCCCTTGGCGAGCGTCGCGACATCCCCTTCAACAAGCTCATCCTGAGCCAGGCCAACGTCCGCAAGACCAAGGCCGGCGTCTCGATCTCCGAACTGGCCGAGGATATCGGCCACCGTGGTCTTCTTCAAAACCTCAACGTCCGCCCTGTGCTCGACGGCGAGGGTGTGGAAACCGGCATCTTCGAGGTCCCAGCGGGCGGTCGCCGATTCCGGGCGCTCGAACTGCTGGTCAAGGCCAAGCGTCTCGCAAAGACCGCACCGGTCCCCTGCAACGTCCGCGACGCGGCCTCCGCGATCCCGGCTGAGGAAGACAGCCTTGCCGAGAACGTCCACCGCGAGGCGCTCCATCCGCTCGATCAGTTCAAGGCCTTCCAGGCGCTGATCGGGCGCGGCATGGGCGAGGAGGATATCGCCGCCCGCTTCTACGTCACCCCGGCCGTGGTCCGTCAGCGACTGCGGCTCGCCTCGGTCGCTCCGGCGCTGCTTGACGTCTATGCCGAGGACGGCATCGCACTTGACCAGCTCATGGCCTTCACGGTGTCGCATGACCATGCCCGGCAGATGGAGGTGTGGGAGACCATCCAGCGATCCTACAGCCGCCAGCCCTATGAGATCCGGCGCATGCTGACCGAGGGCGCGGTGCGCGCCTCTGATCGTCGTGCGCAATTCGTCGGGATCGAGGCCTATGAGGCAGCGGGCGGCGCAACGCTGCGCGACCTGTTCCAGGCCGACGACGGCGGATGGCTGCAGGATCCGGCGTTGCTCGACACCCTCGCCACCGCGAAGATCGGCGCCGCTGCCGAGGAACTCGCGGCTGAGGGCTGGCGCTGGATCGATGCCGCGCTGGACTTCCCCTACGGCCACACCACCGGTTTGCGCCGGATCGCGGGCGAACGCTCCGAACTCTCCGCCGACGAACAGGCCGCATACGAGGCCCTGACCGAGGAACTGGACCGGCTCTACGCCGAGCATGACGATGGCGAGGACCTGCCGGAGGCGGTCGATCTGCGGCTCGAGGAGATCGAGACGGCGATCGCCGCCTTCCAGAACCGGCCGACCCTCTACGATCCGGCCGAGATCGCGCGCGCTGGCGCCTTTGTCAGCATCGACAGCTCGGGCCGACTGACCGTCGAGCGCGGCTATGTCCGTCCCGAGGACGAGGCGCCCATCGAGCGTGAGACCAACGGCGACGGCGAAACCGAAGGCCCCGCACCGAACGCGCAGCCGATGCGGGCGGTCATCACCATCGGCGGCCAGCCCGAACCGGAGGACGAGGAGGACGACGTCGTCAAGCCGTTGCCCGAACGCCTGGTCAGTGAGCTGACGGCCCACCGCACCCTCGCGCTGCGGGATGCGCTGGCAGGCAACCCGCACGTCGCCATCACGGCGCTGCTGCACAAGCTGGTGCTCGACACCTTCCACCGCACCTCGTCTTCCGGCGGGTGCCTGGAGATCTCGGTCCGTCACGTCTTCTTCTCTGTCCAGGCCGCCGACCTGAAGGACAGCACGTCCGCCAAGTCGGTGGCGGAACGGCAGGAAGGCTGGGAGGCCGACATCCCGCAGGATGAGGATGCCTTGTGGAACTGGCTGGTCGATCTTGACGACGCCAGCCGGACGGCCCTGCTGGCGCATTGCGTCTCTTACGGCGTCAATGCCCTCTCCGAGAAGGTCGACCGCTACGGCGGCTCCGGCATCTCTCAGCACGGGTTGGAGCGCCGGCTGAAGCAGGCCGGTCGGATCGCACGCGCTGTCGGTCTCGACATGGCGGAAGCGGGATGGCGCCCGACCGTCGACAACTATCTCAGCCGGGTGACCAAGCCGCGCATTCTCGAAGCGGTGCGTGAAGCCAAGGGCGACGCGTCAGCGCAGCTTATCGATCATCTGAAGAAGGGCGACATGGCCAAGGAGGCCGAGCGGCTGTTGGTCGACACCGGCTGGCTGCCCGAACCGCTTCGACTCGCTGATCTCGCAGCCGATCCTGCATCGGACGCTCAGAGCGGCGGGGAAGCCGAGGCGGCCGAGCTGCCCGACTTCCTGAGCACTGACGAAGATCCGGAAACGCCGGCCAACGGCGACGACGACGAACGTCACCTTGTCGCCGCCGAATGA
- a CDS encoding DUF932 domain-containing protein — protein sequence MNMQVLDARRDSNGGYKVDVSRGERIGRVSSEWFSRPADERYLSLSELAHTVRDRTERSRTRVVESALIHVEANRNDSERLALILPGTDAAIAPTHWSFGQLASLVGAPAAYLRQLPAALAAINLQYGLTSNRAEQIKTLETDNGRVELRAVTGPDYGRIFDHELVEAVQRIAGNGTGDTRWKVPGVLDWSTGIYNPRVDITKDTTTLYASDRDVFLFLVDDLNPIEAGRLPDGSPDFYFRGFYCWNSEVGAKTLGMASFYLRAVCQNRNLWGVEDFEEISIRHSKYAANRFAHEAAPALANFANSSPLPFVNGIKAARERIVARTDEDRTDFLRRRGFSKAETGTIIDTVLAEEGRPPESIFDFVQGITAVARDKPHQDARLDMEGKAKKLLDRAA from the coding sequence ATGAACATGCAGGTCCTCGACGCTCGCCGCGACTCGAACGGCGGTTACAAGGTCGATGTCAGCCGGGGGGAGCGGATCGGCCGCGTCTCGTCGGAGTGGTTCTCGCGTCCGGCCGACGAGCGCTACCTCTCCCTGTCGGAGCTGGCCCATACGGTTCGCGACCGTACCGAACGCAGCCGGACGCGGGTGGTGGAGAGCGCGCTCATCCACGTCGAGGCGAACCGCAACGATTCAGAGCGGCTGGCGCTGATCCTGCCGGGCACCGATGCGGCAATCGCGCCTACACACTGGTCCTTCGGCCAGCTCGCCAGCCTAGTCGGTGCGCCCGCCGCCTATTTGCGACAGCTCCCTGCCGCACTTGCCGCCATCAACCTGCAGTATGGCCTCACCTCCAATCGGGCCGAGCAGATCAAGACACTCGAAACCGACAACGGCCGGGTCGAGCTGCGCGCCGTCACCGGGCCGGATTATGGGCGCATCTTCGACCACGAGCTGGTCGAGGCCGTGCAGCGCATCGCCGGCAACGGCACGGGCGACACCCGCTGGAAAGTGCCGGGCGTGCTCGACTGGTCGACCGGCATCTACAATCCGCGCGTGGACATCACCAAGGATACGACGACGCTCTATGCCTCCGACCGCGACGTCTTCCTGTTCCTGGTCGACGACTTGAATCCGATCGAGGCCGGGCGCCTGCCAGACGGCTCGCCGGATTTCTACTTCCGGGGTTTCTACTGCTGGAACTCCGAGGTCGGCGCCAAGACGCTCGGCATGGCGAGCTTCTATCTCCGCGCGGTCTGCCAGAATCGGAATTTGTGGGGCGTGGAGGACTTCGAGGAGATCAGCATCCGCCACAGCAAATATGCAGCCAACCGTTTCGCCCATGAGGCGGCGCCAGCGCTGGCGAACTTCGCCAATTCCTCACCCCTGCCTTTCGTCAATGGCATCAAGGCCGCCCGCGAGCGGATCGTCGCCAGGACGGACGAAGACCGCACCGACTTCCTGCGCCGACGCGGCTTCTCCAAGGCCGAGACCGGCACGATCATCGACACAGTCCTGGCAGAGGAAGGCCGTCCGCCCGAGAGCATCTTCGATTTCGTGCAGGGCATCACTGCCGTCGCGCGCGACAAGCCGCATCAGGACGCCCGCCTCGACATGGAAGGCAAGGCCAAGAAGCTGCTCGATCGAGCGGCCTGA